Proteins encoded together in one Macrobrachium rosenbergii isolate ZJJX-2024 chromosome 45, ASM4041242v1, whole genome shotgun sequence window:
- the LOC136829848 gene encoding uncharacterized protein isoform X4, with product MWMFIKTEIVRSRRRRRRRRREIMAKISVFVATTVIMVLAEPPNSSHLTEIELWNNYIGLNSSYSREEIFLKQDSSTRRARNSQQAKPINITTLYANSLDYADRVLTYLESDPLQMTMEELKPHVRSLLQELDFLKVVEDFVADHLGVKTPCEAHALYNLLDLYSALEDRRQTHLQKEMIDTSWYQLRLADHPEYKLAAVQEGQRWSAVVEESSYWSAAESLTLSTSSPSVRDVWTRNSSRLREDAKSSLFLFKRVPDQYRNGEFALSVFKEPNRKLYLSIPCTSGSHGRKYHPHFGSDLKRSAKISLVRLPEGEVAIVQRMKTGLRFLHWSPDAQRYLRASCRYPGRAAHWILKDVTEGQLLT from the exons atgTGGATgttcattaaaactgaaatagtAAG atctagaagaagaagaagaagaagaagaagagagattaTGGCAAAGATTTCAGTGTTTGTGGCTACTACGGTGATAATGGTCCTGGCTGAACCTCCAAATTCATCCCACCTGACAGAAATTGA GCTGTGGAACAACTACATCGGTCTAAACAGCAGCTATTCCAGAGAGGAGATATTTTTGAAGCAGGATTCTTCTACCAGAAGAGCGAGGAATTCGCAACAG GCAAAACCCATCAACATCACCACCCTCTACGCCAACAGTCTCGACTACGCGGACAGAGTCCTCACATACCTGGAGAGTGACCCTCTGCAGATGACGATGGAAGAGCTCAAGCCCCACGTCCGGTCTCTCCTCCAGGAGCTGGATTTCCTGAAGGTGGTGGAGGACTTCGTAGCGGACCACTTAGGCGTGAAGACGCCCTGCGAGGCCCACGCGCTCTACAACCTGCTCGACCTCTACAGCGCTCTGGAGGATAGGCGGCAGACCCACCTGCAGAAG GAAATGATCGACACCAGCTGGTACCAGCTGAGGTTGGCAGACCACCCTGAGTACAAGCTGGCAGCTGTGCAGGAGGGCCAGAGGTGGTCAGCTGTTGTCGAAGAGTCTTCCTATTGGTCAGCTGCAGAATCTCTAACTCTGTCGACTTCTTCTCCATCTGTCAGAGATGTGTGGACTAGAAACAGTAGCCGTTTGAGAGAGGATGCGAAATCTAGTCtgttttt aTTCAAACGCGTCCCAGATCAATACAGAAACGGGGAATTCGCCCTTTCTGTATTCAAGGAACCAAATAGGAAGTTATACCTTTCCATACCATGCACAAGTGGGTCTCATGGTCGAAAATATCACCCGCATTTCGGGTCAGATTTGAAG AGAAGCGCCAAAATCAGCCTGGTCAGACTACCTGAGGGAGAAGTGGCCATAGTTCAGAGGATGAAAACAGGACTTAGGTTCCTACACTGGAGTCCTGACGCCCAGCGTTATCTGAGGGCGTCCTGTCGCTACCCAGGACGAGCCGCCCACTGGATCCTGAAGGACGTGACGGAGGGGCAGCTGCTGACCTGA
- the LOC136829848 gene encoding uncharacterized protein isoform X1, with protein sequence MWMFIKTEIVRSRRRRRRRRREIMAKISVFVATTVIMVLAEPPNSSHLTEIELWNNYIGLNSSYSREEIFLKQDSSTRRARNSQQAKPINITTLYANSLDYADRVLTYLESDPLQMTMEELKPHVRSLLQELDFLKVVEDFVADHLGVKTPCEAHALYNLLDLYSALEDRRQTHLQKVMERLLLEASMFQDIPGRQLNPLSFLVKGFAIHIKRFRDRMTRMYRSVFVVGTANVFLAASYRPRSLPKLEFMMANLSIETPFLEMIDTSWYQLRLADHPEYKLAAVQEGQRWSAVVEESSYWSAAESLTLSTSSPSVRDVWTRNSSRLREDAKSSLFLFKRVPDQYRNGEFALSVFKEPNRKLYLSIPCTSGSHGRKYHPHFGSDLKRSAKISLVRLPEGEVAIVQRMKTGLRFLHWSPDAQRYLRASCRYPGRAAHWILKDVTEGQLLT encoded by the exons atgTGGATgttcattaaaactgaaatagtAAG atctagaagaagaagaagaagaagaagaagagagattaTGGCAAAGATTTCAGTGTTTGTGGCTACTACGGTGATAATGGTCCTGGCTGAACCTCCAAATTCATCCCACCTGACAGAAATTGA GCTGTGGAACAACTACATCGGTCTAAACAGCAGCTATTCCAGAGAGGAGATATTTTTGAAGCAGGATTCTTCTACCAGAAGAGCGAGGAATTCGCAACAG GCAAAACCCATCAACATCACCACCCTCTACGCCAACAGTCTCGACTACGCGGACAGAGTCCTCACATACCTGGAGAGTGACCCTCTGCAGATGACGATGGAAGAGCTCAAGCCCCACGTCCGGTCTCTCCTCCAGGAGCTGGATTTCCTGAAGGTGGTGGAGGACTTCGTAGCGGACCACTTAGGCGTGAAGACGCCCTGCGAGGCCCACGCGCTCTACAACCTGCTCGACCTCTACAGCGCTCTGGAGGATAGGCGGCAGACCCACCTGCAGAAG GTTATGGAAAGGTTACTGCTGGAGGCCTCCATGTTCCAAGACATCCCAGGCAGGCAACTGAACCCCCTGTCTTTCCTGGTGAAGGGCTTCGCCATCCACATCAAGAGGTTCCGTGACCGCATGACCAGGATGTACAG GTCAGTCTTCGTTGTTGGAACCGCGAACGTCTTTCTCGCTGCCAGCTACCGACCGAGAAGTCTTCCAAAACTGGAGTTCATGATGGCTAACCTTTCCATCGAGACGCCTTTTTtg GAAATGATCGACACCAGCTGGTACCAGCTGAGGTTGGCAGACCACCCTGAGTACAAGCTGGCAGCTGTGCAGGAGGGCCAGAGGTGGTCAGCTGTTGTCGAAGAGTCTTCCTATTGGTCAGCTGCAGAATCTCTAACTCTGTCGACTTCTTCTCCATCTGTCAGAGATGTGTGGACTAGAAACAGTAGCCGTTTGAGAGAGGATGCGAAATCTAGTCtgttttt aTTCAAACGCGTCCCAGATCAATACAGAAACGGGGAATTCGCCCTTTCTGTATTCAAGGAACCAAATAGGAAGTTATACCTTTCCATACCATGCACAAGTGGGTCTCATGGTCGAAAATATCACCCGCATTTCGGGTCAGATTTGAAG AGAAGCGCCAAAATCAGCCTGGTCAGACTACCTGAGGGAGAAGTGGCCATAGTTCAGAGGATGAAAACAGGACTTAGGTTCCTACACTGGAGTCCTGACGCCCAGCGTTATCTGAGGGCGTCCTGTCGCTACCCAGGACGAGCCGCCCACTGGATCCTGAAGGACGTGACGGAGGGGCAGCTGCTGACCTGA
- the LOC136829846 gene encoding stromelysin-3-like yields MRLCTLFMIFFVPTLLLCESVLSYGEDAVSGDGSISPESCSVRESNGTDWKRCSRKPKESYSVTPATSGNSEKGTKKSEDPGTKEQPPNGTSLPYPTVRFCGVERDNGEVADNSSTRLKRYIRQGSIWRKTNLKWTLRTPSVRPGLPSDVIRQQLTAAMNLWQQESMLVFEEVSPHSSNIDIFVDFLKGDHGDDNSFDGRGGTLAHAYYPGPGIGGDIHFDDAENFVPHEKVVEYVSTSLLVTAAHELGHSLGLSHSDVDKALMSPIYQTFPVNFNKLPDDDRRGIVSLYGKPEVPESTERYTLPPWTPPLIKTTTTPKPVTPPSRPQPDTPPPPRPPKPHVPTTTTRRPPKPTRPPVVPEESCRSGQPRQGVPDMCNTDFDSVTVFRQEIFFFKGKHYWRISRKGRLYEQGAPHLLHKFFVGLPREIDRVDAAYETKASNLVLISGTRYYELDGGLRLVKSDMLLSLGVNATRLNAAMTWGYNGRVYLFSNDSYWRLGYDYQAELDYPRDAGVWRRLPENYTGALTFRAKTYFFGGKMFWTFNASGMRLEDPLSIGPYWFGCPNRRVESRIPCLTSSAHFNHWPSQLGPYHTLLVALFYQLFQECFKFA; encoded by the coding sequence ATGAGACTCTGCACCTTGTTTATGATATTCTTCGTACCAACATTACTCTTGTGCGAGAGTGTCCTTTCGTATGGCGAGGATGCCGTAAGTGGCGATGGCTCCATTTCACCTGAATCTTGCTCAGTGAGAGAATCCAATGGGACAGATTGGAAAAGATGCAGCAGAAAACCAAAGGAAAGTTACTCCGTCACTCCGGCAACGTCTGGAAACTcagagaaaggaacaaagaagtCGGAGGACCCAGGAACAAAAGAACAGCCTCCCAATGGAACATCCCTTCCCTACCCGACGGTCAGGTTCTGCGGAGTCGAGAGAGACAACGGCGAGGTCGCAGACAATTCGTCGACCAGACTCAAGAGATACATAAGACAGGGTTCCATATGGCGTAAAACCAACCTGAAGTGGACTCTCAGGACGCCGTCTGTCCGACCTGGACTTCCCTCCGATGTCATCAGGCAGCAGCTGACCGCTGCCATGAACCTCTGGCAGCAGGAATCGATGCTCGTCTTCGAGGAGGTGAGCCCCCACTCCTCCAACATCGACATCTTCGTGGATTTCCTCAAAGGTGATCACGGAGATGACAACAGTTTTGACGGGCGGGGCGGGACTTTGGCACACGCTTATTACCCTGGGCCTGGGATAGGCGGGGACATTCACTTCGACGATGCGGAGAACTTTGTGCCGCACGAAAAGGTCGTGGAATATGTCTCCACCAGCCTCTTGGTTACCGCAGCCCATGAGCTCGGTCACTCGCTGGGGCTTTCGCACTCTGACGTTGACAAAGCTCTCATGTCGCCCATCTACCAGACTTTCCCTGTGAATTTCAACAAGCTGCCCGATGACGACAGACGCGGGATAGTGTCTTTGTACGGAAAGCCTGAAGTACCTGAGTCTACAGAGAGATACACTCTTCCTCCTTGGACTCCTCCTCTTATCAAGACAACAACAACTCCAAAACCAGTTACACCACCAAGCAGGCCTCAACCTGACACACCTCCTCCACCAAGGCCACCGAAGCCTCATGTGCCAACAACTACAACTAGGAGACCTCCCAAACCGACCAGGCCACCAGTAGTCCCCGAAGAGTCATGCAGATCTGGCCAACCAAGGCAAGGAGTCCCTGACATGTGCAACACAGATTTCGATTCTGTGACTGTATTTCGGCAGGAAATTTTCTTCTTCAAAGGTAAGCACTACTGGCGCATCAGCAGAAAGGGACGACTATACGAGCAAGGGGCCCCCCACTTGCTCCACAAATTTTTTGTAGGTTTGCCTCGGGAAATAGATCGCGTAGATGCAGCGTACGAAACGAAGGCGAGCAACCTTGTATTGATATCCGGGACAAGATACTACGAGTTGGACGGCGGCCTCCGTTTGGTCAAGAGCGACATGCTGCTGAGTCTTGGGGTAAATGCCACCAGACTGAACGCTGCAATGACGTGGGGGTACAATGGGAGGGTCTACCTCTTCAGTAACGACTCCTACTGGAGGCTCGGCTACGACTACCAGGCTGAGCTCGACTACCCGAGGGATGCCGGCGTGTGGCGACGCCTTCCTGAGAACTACACTGGTGCGCTGACCTTCAGAGCCAAGACGTACTTCTTTGGCGGGAAGATGTTCTGGACTTTCAATGCGAGTGGGATGCGCCTCGAAGACCCCCTTTCGATTGGTCCGTACTGGTTTGGCTGCCCCAACAGGAGAGTGGAGTCACGGATTCCCTGCCTCACTTCTTCAGCTCATTTCAATCATTGGCCCAGTCAGCTTGGGCCTTACCACACCCTTCTTGTAGCACTGTTTTATCAACTTTTCCAGGAGTGTTTCAAGTTTGCCTGA
- the LOC136829848 gene encoding uncharacterized protein isoform X2, with product MAKISVFVATTVIMVLAEPPNSSHLTEIELWNNYIGLNSSYSREEIFLKQDSSTRRARNSQQAKPINITTLYANSLDYADRVLTYLESDPLQMTMEELKPHVRSLLQELDFLKVVEDFVADHLGVKTPCEAHALYNLLDLYSALEDRRQTHLQKVMERLLLEASMFQDIPGRQLNPLSFLVKGFAIHIKRFRDRMTRMYRSVFVVGTANVFLAASYRPRSLPKLEFMMANLSIETPFLEMIDTSWYQLRLADHPEYKLAAVQEGQRWSAVVEESSYWSAAESLTLSTSSPSVRDVWTRNSSRLREDAKSSLFLFKRVPDQYRNGEFALSVFKEPNRKLYLSIPCTSGSHGRKYHPHFGSDLKRSAKISLVRLPEGEVAIVQRMKTGLRFLHWSPDAQRYLRASCRYPGRAAHWILKDVTEGQLLT from the exons aTGGCAAAGATTTCAGTGTTTGTGGCTACTACGGTGATAATGGTCCTGGCTGAACCTCCAAATTCATCCCACCTGACAGAAATTGA GCTGTGGAACAACTACATCGGTCTAAACAGCAGCTATTCCAGAGAGGAGATATTTTTGAAGCAGGATTCTTCTACCAGAAGAGCGAGGAATTCGCAACAG GCAAAACCCATCAACATCACCACCCTCTACGCCAACAGTCTCGACTACGCGGACAGAGTCCTCACATACCTGGAGAGTGACCCTCTGCAGATGACGATGGAAGAGCTCAAGCCCCACGTCCGGTCTCTCCTCCAGGAGCTGGATTTCCTGAAGGTGGTGGAGGACTTCGTAGCGGACCACTTAGGCGTGAAGACGCCCTGCGAGGCCCACGCGCTCTACAACCTGCTCGACCTCTACAGCGCTCTGGAGGATAGGCGGCAGACCCACCTGCAGAAG GTTATGGAAAGGTTACTGCTGGAGGCCTCCATGTTCCAAGACATCCCAGGCAGGCAACTGAACCCCCTGTCTTTCCTGGTGAAGGGCTTCGCCATCCACATCAAGAGGTTCCGTGACCGCATGACCAGGATGTACAG GTCAGTCTTCGTTGTTGGAACCGCGAACGTCTTTCTCGCTGCCAGCTACCGACCGAGAAGTCTTCCAAAACTGGAGTTCATGATGGCTAACCTTTCCATCGAGACGCCTTTTTtg GAAATGATCGACACCAGCTGGTACCAGCTGAGGTTGGCAGACCACCCTGAGTACAAGCTGGCAGCTGTGCAGGAGGGCCAGAGGTGGTCAGCTGTTGTCGAAGAGTCTTCCTATTGGTCAGCTGCAGAATCTCTAACTCTGTCGACTTCTTCTCCATCTGTCAGAGATGTGTGGACTAGAAACAGTAGCCGTTTGAGAGAGGATGCGAAATCTAGTCtgttttt aTTCAAACGCGTCCCAGATCAATACAGAAACGGGGAATTCGCCCTTTCTGTATTCAAGGAACCAAATAGGAAGTTATACCTTTCCATACCATGCACAAGTGGGTCTCATGGTCGAAAATATCACCCGCATTTCGGGTCAGATTTGAAG AGAAGCGCCAAAATCAGCCTGGTCAGACTACCTGAGGGAGAAGTGGCCATAGTTCAGAGGATGAAAACAGGACTTAGGTTCCTACACTGGAGTCCTGACGCCCAGCGTTATCTGAGGGCGTCCTGTCGCTACCCAGGACGAGCCGCCCACTGGATCCTGAAGGACGTGACGGAGGGGCAGCTGCTGACCTGA
- the LOC136829848 gene encoding uncharacterized protein isoform X3, whose protein sequence is MWMFIKTEIVRSRRRRRRRRREIMAKISVFVATTVIMVLAEPPNSSHLTEIELWNNYIGLNSSYSREEIFLKQDSSTRRARNSQQAKPINITTLYANSLDYADRVLTYLESDPLQMTMEELKPHVRSLLQELDFLKVVEDFVADHLGVKTPCEAHALYNLLDLYSALEDRRQTHLQKVMERLLLEASMFQDIPGRQLNPLSFLVKGFAIHIKRFRDRMTRMYRSVFVVGTANVFLAASYRPRSLPKLEFMMANLSIETPFLEMIDTSWYQLRLADHPEYKLAAVQEGQRWSAVVEESSYWSAAESLTLSTSSPSVRDVWTRNSSRLREDAKSSLFLFKRVPDQYRNGEFALSVFKEPNRKLYLSIPCTSGSHGRKYHPHFGSDLKVEHSWNTLGTLLELSWNSLGTLLELDTRITRG, encoded by the exons atgTGGATgttcattaaaactgaaatagtAAG atctagaagaagaagaagaagaagaagaagagagattaTGGCAAAGATTTCAGTGTTTGTGGCTACTACGGTGATAATGGTCCTGGCTGAACCTCCAAATTCATCCCACCTGACAGAAATTGA GCTGTGGAACAACTACATCGGTCTAAACAGCAGCTATTCCAGAGAGGAGATATTTTTGAAGCAGGATTCTTCTACCAGAAGAGCGAGGAATTCGCAACAG GCAAAACCCATCAACATCACCACCCTCTACGCCAACAGTCTCGACTACGCGGACAGAGTCCTCACATACCTGGAGAGTGACCCTCTGCAGATGACGATGGAAGAGCTCAAGCCCCACGTCCGGTCTCTCCTCCAGGAGCTGGATTTCCTGAAGGTGGTGGAGGACTTCGTAGCGGACCACTTAGGCGTGAAGACGCCCTGCGAGGCCCACGCGCTCTACAACCTGCTCGACCTCTACAGCGCTCTGGAGGATAGGCGGCAGACCCACCTGCAGAAG GTTATGGAAAGGTTACTGCTGGAGGCCTCCATGTTCCAAGACATCCCAGGCAGGCAACTGAACCCCCTGTCTTTCCTGGTGAAGGGCTTCGCCATCCACATCAAGAGGTTCCGTGACCGCATGACCAGGATGTACAG GTCAGTCTTCGTTGTTGGAACCGCGAACGTCTTTCTCGCTGCCAGCTACCGACCGAGAAGTCTTCCAAAACTGGAGTTCATGATGGCTAACCTTTCCATCGAGACGCCTTTTTtg GAAATGATCGACACCAGCTGGTACCAGCTGAGGTTGGCAGACCACCCTGAGTACAAGCTGGCAGCTGTGCAGGAGGGCCAGAGGTGGTCAGCTGTTGTCGAAGAGTCTTCCTATTGGTCAGCTGCAGAATCTCTAACTCTGTCGACTTCTTCTCCATCTGTCAGAGATGTGTGGACTAGAAACAGTAGCCGTTTGAGAGAGGATGCGAAATCTAGTCtgttttt aTTCAAACGCGTCCCAGATCAATACAGAAACGGGGAATTCGCCCTTTCTGTATTCAAGGAACCAAATAGGAAGTTATACCTTTCCATACCATGCACAAGTGGGTCTCATGGTCGAAAATATCACCCGCATTTCGGGTCAGATTTGAAG gtggAACACTCTTGGAACACTCTTGGAACTCTCTTGGAACTCTCTTGGAACTCTCTTGGAACACTCTTGGAACTGGATACAAGAATCACGAGAGGTTAA